The uncultured Bacteroides sp. genome has a segment encoding these proteins:
- a CDS encoding transglutaminase-like domain-containing protein — MRKIDVLFVGLIIMLLGTSCSQIHFISNKDYRAKVNKALAQKRAVMPNGSFGGFSDVFNRKLPLQEKEAMEFLYAYMSLADITNYPDTFFLKNVSLSFQAKQEMPWGKEISEELFRHFVLPLRVNNETLDNSREVFYGELKNRVKNLSLYDAILEVNHWCHEKVVYTPSDARTSSPLASVRTAYGRCGEESTFLVAALRSVGIPARQVYTPRWAHTDDNHAWVEAWSNGKWYFLGACEPEPMLNLAWFTAPAKRGMLMHTNVFGLYTGKEEIMTVTPNFTEINVIGNYAPTDRIDVTILDAQKKPVQGATVEYKLYNYGEFYSVAKKQTDNYGKSFLTSGKGDIIVWASKDGAYDFQKVSVGKDHSLTLTLDKKVSSIADADADAVREMALDLVPPVEMPVTTNVSKEQRAANNLRLAKEDSIRNAYIATFINEDKIKEVAGRLNIDQERAKKLFVASRGNWMEIEKFLLATTAENREKALSLLEVISAKDLRDTPAEVLTDHLLYTIAGQGDVYNHYVLNPRVGDEFLTAYKRNLQNAFSADLANSIRNNPKTLVDWCRKNITINDELNSNRLYMSPFGVWQLRVADTRSRNVFFVAVLRSLGVPSRIELMTGKLQYYFNDSWMDVNFENTEKENAPQGFLSATYTPNSSLKDPLYYKHFTISRIENGKLYLLEFDEDAESSWSKIFSSPLKLDAGNYLMVTGSRMADGSVLSDLSFFTIETGKTTDVQLKMREASGKLQVLGNFNSEATFTDAATGKEQSFLGANGRGYFIAALVRNNHEPTNHALRDIAACKKQLEEWGKQIIILFPDEEEWKAFNPKAYGELPKNITFGIDKNGSVLRQVKDGVETLRQGELPVVIVSDTFNRVVFASQGYRIGLGEQLVKVIEQIQPAQSNGNGCTPAQACSK; from the coding sequence ATGAGGAAAATAGATGTGTTATTTGTTGGTCTGATAATTATGTTACTTGGAACGTCATGTTCACAAATACATTTTATCAGTAATAAGGATTACCGTGCAAAAGTGAATAAAGCTCTGGCCCAGAAAAGGGCAGTCATGCCCAATGGAAGCTTTGGAGGTTTTTCAGATGTGTTCAATCGCAAACTCCCTTTGCAGGAAAAAGAGGCCATGGAGTTTCTTTATGCCTATATGTCTTTAGCAGACATCACTAATTATCCGGATACTTTTTTTCTTAAAAACGTTAGTCTGTCCTTTCAGGCTAAACAAGAAATGCCTTGGGGAAAAGAAATTAGTGAAGAGCTGTTTCGTCATTTCGTGTTGCCTTTGCGGGTGAACAATGAAACACTCGATAATTCACGCGAGGTATTTTATGGAGAATTGAAAAACCGGGTGAAGAATCTTTCACTTTACGATGCTATTCTGGAGGTAAATCACTGGTGTCATGAAAAGGTAGTCTATACACCTTCCGATGCCCGAACCAGTTCGCCGCTGGCTTCCGTACGTACTGCTTATGGTCGTTGCGGTGAGGAATCTACTTTTTTGGTAGCAGCTCTTCGTTCTGTGGGCATTCCTGCCCGACAGGTCTATACTCCCCGATGGGCACATACCGATGATAACCATGCATGGGTGGAAGCGTGGTCAAATGGTAAGTGGTATTTCCTTGGCGCTTGCGAACCGGAACCAATGCTTAATCTGGCATGGTTCACTGCTCCGGCAAAAAGAGGAATGTTGATGCATACAAATGTATTCGGACTCTATACCGGCAAAGAGGAGATAATGACTGTTACTCCCAATTTTACCGAGATCAATGTGATAGGTAACTATGCACCAACAGATCGTATAGATGTAACCATACTGGATGCTCAGAAGAAACCTGTTCAGGGAGCAACAGTGGAGTATAAGCTCTATAACTATGGCGAATTTTATTCCGTAGCTAAAAAACAGACTGATAATTATGGCAAATCATTCCTTACATCAGGAAAGGGTGATATTATTGTGTGGGCCTCAAAAGACGGAGCTTATGATTTTCAGAAAGTATCTGTGGGCAAGGATCACTCGCTTACATTGACTTTGGATAAGAAAGTATCAAGCATTGCTGATGCAGATGCAGATGCTGTAAGGGAAATGGCGCTTGATCTTGTTCCTCCGGTTGAGATGCCTGTTACTACAAATGTGAGTAAGGAACAGCGGGCTGCTAACAATCTTCGCCTTGCTAAAGAGGATTCTATCCGTAATGCTTACATCGCTACATTTATTAATGAAGATAAGATTAAAGAGGTTGCCGGCCGACTGAATATTGACCAGGAACGTGCAAAGAAACTATTTGTGGCTTCTCGCGGAAACTGGATGGAAATTGAGAAATTCCTTCTTGCCACAACTGCAGAAAACAGGGAGAAAGCGTTGAGCCTTCTTGAAGTTATCTCGGCTAAAGATTTGCGTGACACGCCTGCCGAGGTGCTGACCGACCATCTGCTTTATACAATTGCCGGACAAGGTGATGTTTATAACCATTATGTGCTTAACCCACGAGTAGGAGATGAGTTTCTTACTGCATACAAACGAAATCTTCAGAATGCCTTTTCTGCTGATCTGGCAAATTCTATCCGCAACAACCCGAAGACTTTGGTCGACTGGTGCCGGAAGAATATAACCATTAACGATGAACTGAACTCCAATCGTCTTTACATGTCGCCCTTTGGTGTGTGGCAATTACGCGTGGCCGATACTCGCTCAAGAAATGTATTCTTTGTTGCCGTGCTTCGCAGTCTGGGGGTACCTTCACGCATTGAATTGATGACCGGTAAATTGCAATATTACTTTAATGATTCCTGGATGGACGTGAATTTTGAGAATACAGAAAAAGAAAATGCTCCTCAGGGATTCCTGAGTGCCACCTATACTCCGAATAGTTCTCTGAAAGATCCGCTTTACTACAAGCATTTCACAATTTCCAGAATAGAAAACGGGAAATTGTATCTGTTGGAGTTTGATGAAGATGCGGAAAGTTCATGGAGCAAGATCTTCAGTTCTCCGCTAAAACTGGATGCAGGAAATTATTTAATGGTTACAGGAAGCCGAATGGCCGATGGTAGTGTGCTGAGCGATCTGAGTTTCTTTACCATTGAAACGGGAAAAACTACCGATGTTCAGCTGAAAATGCGTGAGGCTTCTGGTAAATTGCAGGTGCTTGGCAACTTTAATTCCGAGGCTACTTTTACCGATGCTGCAACAGGTAAGGAGCAAAGCTTCCTGGGTGCTAACGGAAGAGGCTACTTCATTGCGGCTTTGGTCAGAAATAATCACGAGCCAACTAACCATGCATTGAGAGATATTGCCGCCTGCAAAAAGCAACTGGAAGAGTGGGGCAAGCAAATCATTATACTTTTCCCGGATGAGGAAGAGTGGAAAGCCTTTAATCCGAAAGCGTACGGTGAGCTTCCAAAGAACATTACCTTTGGAATAGATAAGAACGGTTCGGTGCTTCGTCAGGTAAAAGATGGTGTTGAAACCTTACGCCAAGGTGAATTACCCGTTGTTATTGTGAGCGACACCTTTAATCGTGTGGTTTTTGCTTCGCAAGGTTACCGCATTGGGTTGGGAGAACAGTTAGTGAAAGTGATAGAGCAAATACAGCCGGCTCAGTCTAACGGTAATGGATGCACTCCTGCTCAGGCATGTAGTAAATAA
- a CDS encoding class I SAM-dependent methyltransferase — protein sequence MEEDFKLVADFDIKLIFDFFSGMKRQGPGGDEETKLALSFINGLSKSSKIVDIGCGTGTQTLVLAQNTESKIIASDISPEMIEGVKAKINQYHLEEKVETQIASMDNLPFKEKELDLIWAESSIFIIGFKKGLTEWRKYLKDNGMIAVSEASWFTNERPSEIEDYWMANYPEMDTIPANIRIMQDAGYIPIAHFILPDRCWTENFYIHMAKRIEEYASLYKGNKAVEEFLERQTEEIEIYNKYKEFFGYVFYIGKKK from the coding sequence ATGGAAGAAGATTTTAAATTAGTAGCAGACTTTGACATAAAGTTAATTTTCGATTTCTTTTCGGGCATGAAAAGGCAAGGCCCTGGTGGCGATGAAGAAACAAAATTGGCTTTAAGTTTTATCAATGGTCTTTCCAAAAGTTCAAAGATAGTAGACATTGGTTGCGGAACAGGTACTCAGACTTTGGTGCTTGCCCAAAACACAGAAAGTAAAATCATAGCTTCGGACATTAGTCCGGAAATGATTGAAGGGGTTAAGGCTAAGATCAATCAATATCATCTTGAAGAAAAAGTAGAAACACAGATTGCATCTATGGACAATCTGCCATTTAAAGAAAAGGAGCTTGATTTGATATGGGCGGAAAGCTCTATCTTCATTATCGGATTCAAGAAAGGGCTGACCGAATGGAGAAAATATCTGAAAGATAATGGAATGATTGCAGTAAGTGAAGCTTCCTGGTTTACCAACGAGCGTCCTTCAGAGATTGAGGACTACTGGATGGCCAATTATCCAGAGATGGATACCATCCCGGCCAATATCAGGATTATGCAGGATGCAGGATATATCCCGATAGCTCATTTCATTCTGCCTGATCGTTGCTGGACAGAAAATTTCTACATTCACATGGCAAAAAGAATAGAAGAATACGCATCCTTATACAAAGGTAATAAAGCTGTTGAAGAGTTCCTTGAAAGGCAAACTGAAGAAATTGAGATATACAACAAGTACAAAGAATTCTTTGGTTATGTGTTCTATATAGGAAAGAAAAAGTAA